One genomic segment of Streptomyces liangshanensis includes these proteins:
- a CDS encoding MFS transporter — translation MPLALLALAVSAFGIGTTEFVMMGLLPNVADDLGTSVPTAGYLVSAYAIGVVLGAPLLTAVGSRIPRKRMLLLLMGFFVVGNLASALAPGFGWLLAGRLLAGLPHGAFFGVGAVVASRLVEEGRQARAVATMFLGLTVANIVGVPAATLLGQHLGWRATFLVVTVIGLVALAALARLVPYVPLDAHQSLGRELRALGNRQVLLGLATAVFGFAGVFAVYSYLASMTTEVMGFGESSVTVVLALFGIGMTLGALAAGPLTDRALRPTLYLSLATLAVVLVAFRFTAHVRWAALVTVVVLGAVGFLTTTPLQMLVMRKAKDAPTLASASNHSAFNLANAGGAWLGGAAIAAGWGWMSPALVGAVLAVVGLLIALVAGRMDASGAARGPRSRLVAKGTPHPREPASTH, via the coding sequence ATGCCCTTGGCGCTACTGGCCCTCGCTGTAAGTGCCTTCGGTATCGGTACCACCGAGTTCGTGATGATGGGCCTGCTGCCCAACGTCGCGGACGACCTCGGTACCTCCGTACCCACCGCCGGCTACCTCGTGTCCGCCTACGCGATCGGGGTGGTCCTCGGCGCCCCGCTCCTCACCGCCGTCGGCTCCCGGATCCCGCGCAAGCGGATGCTCCTGCTCCTGATGGGGTTCTTCGTCGTCGGCAACCTCGCCTCCGCGCTCGCCCCCGGCTTCGGCTGGCTGCTGGCGGGCCGGCTGCTCGCGGGGCTGCCGCACGGCGCGTTCTTCGGCGTCGGCGCGGTGGTCGCGTCGCGGCTGGTGGAGGAGGGGCGGCAGGCGAGGGCGGTGGCGACGATGTTCCTGGGCCTGACCGTCGCGAACATCGTGGGCGTCCCGGCCGCGACCCTGCTGGGCCAACACCTCGGCTGGCGCGCCACGTTCCTCGTCGTGACCGTGATCGGCCTGGTGGCGCTGGCCGCACTGGCGAGGCTGGTCCCGTACGTACCCCTCGACGCGCACCAGAGCCTCGGCCGGGAGCTGCGTGCCCTCGGGAACCGTCAGGTGCTGCTCGGCCTCGCCACGGCGGTCTTCGGCTTCGCCGGGGTCTTCGCGGTGTACTCGTACCTCGCCTCGATGACCACGGAGGTCATGGGCTTCGGGGAGTCGTCGGTGACGGTGGTGCTCGCGCTGTTCGGCATCGGCATGACGCTGGGGGCGCTGGCGGCGGGGCCGCTGACGGACCGGGCGCTGCGGCCGACGCTGTACCTCTCGCTCGCCACGCTGGCGGTGGTGCTGGTCGCGTTCCGCTTCACGGCGCACGTGCGGTGGGCGGCGCTGGTGACGGTGGTGGTGCTGGGCGCGGTGGGGTTCCTGACGACGACGCCGCTTCAGATGCTGGTCATGCGGAAGGCGAAGGACGCCCCGACGCTGGCCTCGGCCTCCAACCACTCGGCCTTCAACCTCGCCAACGCGGGCGGCGCGTGGCTGGGGGGTGCGGCGATCGCCGCGGGGTGGGGGTGGATGTCGCCGGCGCTGGTGGGGGCGGTGCTGGCGGTGGTGGGGTTGCTGATCGCGCTGGTGGCGGGGCGGATGGACGCGTCCGGGGCGGCGCGGGGGCCGCGGTCGAGGCTGGTCGCGAAGGGCACCCCCCACCCCCGAGAACCGGCCTCCACCCACTGA
- a CDS encoding NAD+ synthase gives MPQLRLALNQIDSTVGDLAANAEAIVHWTRHAVEQGAHVVAFPEMVLTGYPVEDLALRSSFVEASRDALRALAGRLDAEGFGDRPVIVGYLDRSEKAQPRYGQPAGAPQNAGAVLYGGEVALTFAKHHLPNYGVFDEFRYFVPGDTLPVVRVHGIDIALAICEDLWQDGGRVPATCSAGAGLLISINASPYEKEKDDTRLDLVRKRAQEAGCTTAYVAMIGGQDELVFDGDSIVVDKDGEVVARAPQFAEGCVVLDLDLPAAPAAPPSGVVDDGLVIDHVVLSEEPLPAYERELSGGYAERLEDDEEIYSALVVGLRAYAAKNGFRSVLIGLSGGIDSALVAAIACDAVGAENVYGISMPSKYSSDHSKDDAAELARRTGLNLRTVVIEPMFDAYMDALGLTGLAEENLQSRLRGTTLMAVSNQEGQIVLAPGNKSELAVGYSTLYGDSVGAYGPIKDVYKTTIFRLARWRNRAAEERGQVPPIPENSISKPPSAELRPGQVDTDSLPDYDVLDRILELYVDRDTGKDAIVAAGFEEELVTRTLRMVDVAEYKRRQYPPGTKISAKGFGKDRRLPITNRWREAPSG, from the coding sequence GTGCCTCAACTACGCCTCGCTCTGAATCAGATCGACTCGACCGTCGGCGATCTCGCCGCGAATGCCGAGGCGATCGTGCACTGGACCCGTCACGCCGTCGAGCAGGGGGCGCATGTCGTCGCGTTCCCCGAGATGGTGCTGACCGGCTACCCCGTCGAGGACCTGGCCCTCCGGTCGTCCTTCGTCGAGGCCTCCCGGGACGCGCTGCGCGCCCTCGCGGGGCGCCTGGACGCCGAGGGCTTCGGGGACCGGCCGGTGATCGTCGGCTACCTCGACCGTTCCGAGAAGGCCCAGCCCCGGTACGGCCAGCCCGCGGGCGCGCCGCAGAACGCGGGCGCGGTGCTGTACGGCGGGGAGGTGGCGCTGACGTTCGCCAAGCACCATCTGCCGAACTACGGGGTGTTCGACGAGTTCCGGTACTTCGTGCCGGGCGACACCCTCCCCGTCGTACGGGTCCACGGCATCGACATCGCGCTGGCGATCTGCGAGGACCTCTGGCAGGACGGCGGGCGGGTCCCGGCGACGTGTTCCGCCGGTGCCGGGCTGCTGATCTCCATCAACGCCTCCCCGTACGAGAAGGAGAAGGACGACACCCGCCTCGACCTGGTGCGCAAGCGCGCCCAGGAGGCCGGTTGCACCACCGCGTACGTCGCGATGATCGGCGGCCAGGACGAGCTGGTCTTCGACGGGGACTCGATCGTCGTCGACAAGGACGGCGAAGTGGTCGCGCGTGCGCCGCAGTTCGCGGAGGGCTGTGTGGTGCTCGATCTGGACCTGCCCGCCGCGCCCGCCGCGCCGCCGTCGGGTGTGGTGGACGACGGGCTGGTGATCGACCACGTCGTCCTCTCCGAGGAGCCGCTGCCTGCGTACGAGCGTGAACTGTCCGGCGGGTACGCGGAGCGGCTGGAGGACGACGAGGAGATCTACTCGGCGCTGGTGGTGGGCCTGCGGGCGTACGCGGCGAAGAACGGCTTCCGGTCCGTCCTGATCGGGCTCTCCGGGGGCATCGACTCGGCGCTGGTCGCGGCGATCGCGTGCGACGCGGTGGGGGCGGAGAACGTGTACGGCATCTCCATGCCGTCCAAGTACTCCTCGGACCACTCCAAGGACGACGCGGCGGAACTGGCCCGCCGTACCGGCCTCAACCTGCGCACCGTGGTCATCGAGCCGATGTTCGACGCGTACATGGACGCGTTGGGCCTGACGGGGCTGGCGGAGGAGAACCTCCAATCGCGCCTGCGCGGCACGACGTTGATGGCGGTCTCCAACCAGGAGGGCCAGATCGTGCTGGCGCCGGGCAACAAGTCCGAGCTGGCGGTGGGGTATTCGACGCTGTACGGGGACTCGGTCGGCGCGTACGGGCCGATCAAGGACGTCTACAAGACGACCATCTTCCGGCTGGCACGGTGGCGCAACCGCGCGGCGGAGGAGCGGGGGCAGGTGCCGCCGATCCCGGAGAACTCCATCAGCAAGCCGCCGAGCGCGGAACTGCGTCCGGGGCAGGTCGACACGGACTCGCTGCCGGACTACGACGTCCTGGACCGGATCCTGGAGCTGTACGTGGACCGGGACACGGGGAAGGACGCGATCGTCGCGGCGGGCTTCGAGGAGGAGTTGGTGACGCGGACGCTGCGGATGGTGGACGTGGCGGAGTACAAGCGGCGGCAGTACCCGCCGGGGACGAAGATCTCGGCGAAGGGCTTCGGCAAGGACCGGCGGCTGCCGATCACGAACCGGTGGCGGGAGGCCCCTTCGGGGTGA
- a CDS encoding endonuclease/exonuclease/phosphatase family protein: protein MTQEYTAESVETGADAEHQRAGAGARVRTVLSRWRGGRNIWRRGIVLAVLAFLVALLMILHAQIPNRIGNLGSLTETFLPWLGLAVPVILVLALLRRSATALVALLLPAVVWVNLFGGLLADKSAGGGNFTVATHNVNADNPDPTGTAHEVAKSGADVLALEELTETDVPTYVKALAATYKYHSVQGTVGLWSKYPMSGTRPVDIRLGWVRAMRSTITTPMGRVGVIVAHLPSVRVKLHAGFTANQRDNSADALGEAISREPVGQVILLGDLNGTMNDRSLNAVTSQMRSTQGAAGHGYGFSWPASFPMARIDQIMVRNIEPTASWTLPRTDSDHLPIAARVELKAD, encoded by the coding sequence ATGACGCAGGAGTACACGGCGGAGTCGGTGGAGACCGGCGCGGACGCGGAACACCAGCGCGCGGGTGCGGGAGCCCGGGTCCGGACCGTGCTGTCCCGATGGCGCGGCGGCCGGAACATCTGGCGGCGCGGCATCGTCCTCGCCGTTCTCGCGTTCCTGGTCGCGCTGTTGATGATCCTGCACGCCCAGATCCCCAACCGGATCGGCAACCTGGGCAGCCTCACCGAAACCTTCCTGCCCTGGCTCGGCCTGGCCGTGCCGGTGATCCTCGTCCTCGCCCTCCTGCGGCGGTCCGCGACCGCGCTGGTCGCCCTTCTGCTGCCCGCGGTCGTCTGGGTCAACCTCTTCGGCGGCCTCCTCGCCGACAAGTCCGCCGGGGGCGGCAACTTCACCGTCGCCACGCACAACGTCAACGCGGACAACCCCGATCCGACGGGTACGGCCCACGAGGTCGCCAAGTCCGGCGCGGACGTCCTCGCGTTGGAGGAGCTGACCGAGACCGACGTACCGACGTACGTGAAGGCGCTGGCGGCGACGTACAAGTACCACTCCGTGCAGGGCACGGTCGGGTTGTGGAGCAAGTACCCGATGTCCGGCACCCGCCCGGTCGACATCCGGCTGGGCTGGGTCCGCGCGATGCGGTCCACGATCACCACGCCCATGGGGCGGGTCGGCGTGATCGTGGCGCACCTGCCGTCCGTACGGGTCAAGCTGCACGCCGGCTTCACCGCCAACCAGCGCGACAACAGCGCGGACGCGCTCGGCGAGGCCATCAGCCGCGAGCCCGTCGGCCAGGTCATCCTGCTCGGCGACCTCAACGGCACCATGAACGACCGCTCCCTGAACGCCGTCACGTCCCAGATGCGCTCCACGCAGGGTGCGGCGGGGCACGGGTACGGGTTCAGCTGGCCGGCCTCGTTCCCGATGGCGCGCATCGACCAGATCATGGTGAGGAACATCGAGCCGACGGCGTCCTGGACCCTGCCGAGGACGGACAGCGACCACCTGCCGATCGCCGCGCGCGTGGAGTTGAAGGCGGACTAG
- a CDS encoding CBS domain-containing protein gives MTTAKDIMHPGAQWIPAHETLDRAAQLMREMEVGSLLIADQDERLAGILTDRDIVVGCVAMGHDPSKITAGDLAQGTPRWIDSDADVGEVLQEMQSHQIRRLPVIQDKRLVGMISEADLARHLTESQMGAWVEQVYARG, from the coding sequence ATGACCACCGCCAAGGACATCATGCACCCGGGGGCCCAGTGGATCCCCGCCCACGAGACCCTCGACCGCGCCGCGCAGCTGATGCGGGAGATGGAGGTCGGGTCGCTGCTCATCGCGGACCAGGACGAGCGGCTCGCGGGCATTCTCACGGACCGCGACATCGTCGTCGGCTGCGTGGCGATGGGCCACGATCCGTCGAAGATCACCGCGGGCGACCTGGCGCAGGGCACTCCGCGCTGGATCGACTCGGACGCGGACGTCGGCGAGGTGCTCCAGGAGATGCAGAGCCACCAGATCCGCCGGCTCCCGGTCATCCAGGACAAGCGGCTGGTCGGCATGATCAGCGAGGCTGACCTGGCCCGACACCTCACCGAGTCGCAGATGGGCGCGTGGGTGGAGCAGGTGTACGCACGCGGCTGA